The Heyndrickxia vini genome contains a region encoding:
- a CDS encoding helix-turn-helix domain-containing protein yields MSDLLIGRLIKELRKKNNMTMVDFAKKIKISQPSLSKIESGRQEVTFSLLESICKEFDITRSQFFQMLERDNIYHQTSLTWNFEESVDANKEIEHKIGKLVSKMTFEQKRALFIFLFSSIKE; encoded by the coding sequence ATGAGTGATTTATTAATTGGAAGACTAATCAAGGAACTTAGAAAGAAAAATAATATGACAATGGTTGACTTCGCAAAAAAAATAAAAATATCACAACCGTCCTTATCTAAGATTGAATCAGGAAGACAAGAAGTAACGTTTTCCCTGTTGGAATCTATATGTAAGGAATTTGACATTACAAGAAGTCAATTTTTTCAAATGCTTGAAAGGGATAATATATATCACCAAACTTCTTTGACTTGGAATTTCGAGGAATCTGTGGATGCAAACAAAGAAATTGAACATAAAATAGGAAAGTTAGTTTCCAAGATGACGTTTGAACAAAAAAGAGCATTGTTCATTTTTTTATTTTCCAGTATCAAAGAATGA